The following are from one region of the Juglans regia cultivar Chandler chromosome 10, Walnut 2.0, whole genome shotgun sequence genome:
- the LOC109008564 gene encoding uncharacterized protein LOC109008564, whose amino-acid sequence MNGIQATKSHSTEKPFPGCLGRMVNLFDLSSSVPGNRLLADKPHYDDSSLSRSRSVVARTWSPFGDQIEEKIIMHNLRGISSKEANGTPMKILINQEMAKEGESKHNPPNVVAKLMGLDALPRPQPDSASKRNHAKGYSRRSLSHSGIALGSWQEEDDFSDKGLPRDQCPQQRGYNDVCEMWKQSEKTTYARHKSPQKGRHDGKIDDKKMDLVRRKFMEAKRLATDEKLRESKEFQDALEVLSSNEDLFLKLLQEPNSLFSQRVYDLKSTPPPPETKRITVLRPSKMVDGDKFQGSGRKSDKQIKMPAQGGQAVLWGKNDPGYSPTYNSQKGDEFPGQPTRIVVLKPSPGKPHDIKAVVSSPSLSPRILHCKTFFEEAEDDEAQESREVAKEITRQMRENLMGHRMDETLLSCVFSHGYSGNESSFEKSENESAVEDLSDSEVMSPSPRHSWDYINRFGSPYSSSSFSRVSCSPESSVCREAKKRLSERWAMMASIGSSQDQRHAWRTSSTLGEMLALADTKKLAGSEDKNINKESVESASCLSNNVNKEECLVVSPKNLLRSKSVPVSSTMSGTRLNVEVSEPEAGQMHVPKELTKAKSMKSSFKGKVSSLFFSRNKKSSKDRPAASHFKDESQYTGSEAKGSPLHSLGVTCDATSQHADSGLCSALHGPSGETSPDTSMGQKQGTTWEAGFSVTKHIMPGNISENQDQPSPISVLEPPFEDDNTSLEASGNMKPDHQGRQLPIKSNLIDKSPPIESIARTLSWDESCLETATGYTEKPSVSPGTEVEEQDWLALAQTLLSMAGLNGEVQSENFSSRWHSLDSPLDPSLRDKGTAIHEKNFLPEAKRRRHRSNWKLIFDCVNAALMEITGYGSTDKYPVGRPCNGANSRLLEGASPRLVDWVWTQMQEWISSEGRCDLWDGGDSNSLVVERLVRKEVVGNGWEGILRLEIYNIGKEIVGKLLEELVAEALVDC is encoded by the exons ATGAATGGGATTCAAGCCACAAAATCTCACAGTACTGAGAAACCCTTTCCAGGATGTCTGGGAAGAATGGTGAATCTCTTTGATTTGAGTTCAAGCGTTCCTGGAAATAGGCTGCTAGCGGATAAACCTCATTATGATG ATTCTTCACTCTCAAGGAGTAGATCAGTTGTGGCAAGGACATGGAGTCCTTTTGGAGATCAGATAGAGGAGAAAATT ATTATGCACAACTTAAGAGGAATATCAAGCAAGGAGGCAAATGGAACACCCATGAAGATACTTATAAACCAAGAAATGGCAAAAGAAGGGGAATCTAAGCACAACCCACCTAATGTGGTTGCGAAGTTGATGGGGCTTGATGCCCTCCCCCGACCACAGCCTGATTCAGCTTCAAAAAGAAACCATGCAAAAGGTTATTCTCGACGTAGTTTAAGTCATTCAGGGATAGCACTAGGATCTTGGCAGGAAGAAGATGACTTTTCTGATAAGGGATTGCCACGTGATCAGTGTCCACAACAGAGGGGATATAACGATGTTTGTGAAATGTGGAAGCAATCTGAAAAGACAACTTATGCAAGGCATAAATCACCACAGAAAGGAAGGCATGATGGAAAGATTGATGACAAAAAAATGGATCTTGTTCGTCGGAAGTTCATGGAAGCAAAACGTTTGGCTACAGATGAGAAACTTCGCGAGTCTAAGGAGTTTCAAGATGCTTTGGAAGTTTTAAGTTCCAATGAAGATTTATTCCTCAAGTTATTGCAAGAACcaaattctttattttctcaacGTGTGTATGATCTAAAGTCAACTCCTCCACCTCCTGAGACAAAGCGAATTACTGTTCTTAGGCCTTCAAAGATGGTTGATGGTGACAAATTTCAAGGATCAGGTAGGAAGAGtgataaacaaataaagatGCCAGCCCAAGGGGGCCAAGCAGTTCTGTGGGGTAAGAATGACCCTGGATATTCTCCTACTTACAACAGTCAGAAAGGTGATGAATTTCCGGGTCAACCAACTCGAATAGTGGTATTGAAGCCTAGCCCTGGCAAGCCTCATGACATCAAGGCTGTTGTTTCTTCACCTTCCTTGTCACCTAGAATATTACATTGTAAAACCTTTTTTGAGGAAGCTGAAGATGATGAGGCTCAAGAATCAAGGGAAGTGGCAAAGGAGATCACCCGCCAGATGCGTGAAAATTTGATGGGTCATCGAATGGATGAGACTCTgctttcatgtgttttttcacATGGCTATTCTGGCAATGAGagttcatttgaaaaatcagaGAATGAATCTGCAGTGGAAGATCTTAGTGATTCGGAAGTCATGTCACCATCTCCCAGGCATTCATGGGATTACATCAATAGGTTTGGAAGCCcttattcttcttcctccttcagcCGTGTGTCATGCTCTCCTGAGTCATCAGTTTGTAGAGAAGCAAAGAAGCGACTATCTGAAAGGTGGGCCATGATGGCTTCAATTGGGAGTTCTCAAGATCAAAGACATGCTTGGAGAACCTCAAGTACTTTGGGTGAGATGCTGGCCCTTGCAGATACAAAGAAGTTGGCAGGATCTGAGGACAAGAATATTAATAAGGAATCAGTGGAATCAGCTTCATGCTTAAGtaataatgtaaataaagaaGAATGTTTGGTTGTTTCTCCTAAAAATCTTTTGAGGTCAAAATCTGTCCCTGTATCTTCAACGATGTCTGGTACGAGACTCAACGTTGAAGTGTCTGAACCTGAGGCTGGACAAATGCATGTTCCCAAGGAGCTGACAAAGGCAAAGAGCATGAAATCATCATTCAAGGGGAAAGtttctagtttatttttctcCAGGAATAAGAAATCAAGTAAAGATAGACCTGCTGCATCTCACTTTAAAGATGAATCTCAATATACTGGCTCTGAAGCAAAAGGGTCTCCATTACATTCTCTTGGGGTGACCTGTGATGCCACTTCTCAACATGCTGACAGTGGCCTTTGTTCCGCACTTCATGGACCATCAGGCGAAACTTCTCCAGATACCAGCATGGGACAAAAACAAGGCACAACTTGGGAG GCAGGATTTTCTGTAACCAAGCATATAATGCCCGGGAATATCAGTGAGAATCAGGACCAGCCAAGTCCAATTTCGGTTTTGGAACCACCATTTGAAGATGATAACACATCTCTAGAGGCCTCTGGTAATATGAAGCCAGACCACCAGG GAAGACAGTTGCCTATTAAGTCTAACTTGATTGACAAATCACCACCTATAGAATCAATAGCTCGGACGCTGTCCTGGGATGAGTCTTGTCTAGAGACAGCCACAGGATATACGGAAAAACCTTCAGTTTCCCCAGGCACAGAGGTCGAAGAACAAGATTGGCTCGCCCTTGCCCAAACATTATTATCAATGGCTGGTCTCAATGGGGAGGTGCAGTCTGAGAATTTTTCTTCTAGATGGCATTCGCTTGATAGTCCATTGGACCCATCATTGAGAGACAAGGGCACCGCCATTcatgaaaagaattttctgcCTGAGGCTAAGCGACGGCGACATAGATCAAATTGGAAGCTTATTTTTGATTGTGTGAATGCCGCACTAATGGAAATCACAGGTTATGGGTCGACAGACAAGTACCCAGTGGGAAGGCCCTGTAATGGGGCCAATAGCAGACTGTTAGAGGGTGCATCACCCAGGCTGGTGGACTGGGTGTGGACCCAAATGCAGGAATGGATTTCTAGTGAGGGGAGGTGTGATTTATGGGATGGTGGGGACAGCAACAGCCTCGTGGTGGAGAGGCTTGTGAGAAAGGAGGTTGTGGGGAACGGGTGGGAAGGGATTTTGAGAttggaaatatataatattggaaaGGAAATAGTGGGGAAGTTGCTGGAAGAGCTTGTGGCAGAAGCTCTGGTGGATTGCTGA